The following coding sequences are from one Sphingomonadaceae bacterium OTU29LAMAA1 window:
- a CDS encoding rhamnogalacturonan acetylesterase, translating to MLDFIAALALASAPVLVQDSPAHPRAVGEVPKQRTDAPPIKAIKLILVGDSTMAPGSGWASLFCAEHVKSTVACLNMGRGGRSTRSYRQEGSWGIVQNEIKVTGYGATYVLIQFGHNDQSSGPERWTDMTTEFPANLTRYVAEVRAAGAVPVLLTPLARREFKGGKIDNTLEPWSAQVRRVAAATKTALVDLNAESARLIQRLGAAEATKLAQAEPLPEELAAAKAGNTLKPRPAEQARLPDLPTSPDGPRGQNVRKFDYTHVGDAGARVFAKQVADGLARALPALRGQLVP from the coding sequence ATGCTGGACTTCATCGCTGCGCTCGCCCTCGCGAGCGCACCCGTCCTCGTGCAGGACTCGCCCGCGCATCCGCGGGCCGTCGGTGAAGTCCCAAAGCAGCGCACCGACGCGCCGCCGATCAAGGCGATCAAGCTCATCCTGGTGGGCGACAGCACGATGGCGCCCGGCAGCGGCTGGGCGTCGCTGTTCTGTGCCGAGCACGTGAAATCCACAGTCGCGTGCCTCAACATGGGGCGCGGCGGTCGGTCGACCCGCAGCTACCGCCAGGAAGGGTCGTGGGGGATCGTCCAGAACGAGATCAAGGTGACCGGCTACGGTGCAACCTATGTCCTGATCCAGTTCGGGCATAACGACCAATCCTCCGGACCGGAACGCTGGACGGATATGACGACCGAGTTTCCGGCGAATCTCACCCGCTACGTCGCCGAAGTCCGCGCGGCGGGTGCCGTCCCGGTGCTGCTGACCCCGCTCGCCCGGCGCGAATTCAAAGGCGGTAAGATCGATAATACGCTGGAGCCGTGGTCCGCACAGGTGCGGCGGGTCGCCGCTGCCACCAAGACGGCGCTGGTCGACCTCAATGCGGAAAGCGCGCGGCTGATCCAGCGGCTCGGTGCCGCCGAGGCGACCAAACTGGCGCAGGCCGAACCGCTTCCGGAAGAGCTCGCTGCGGCGAAAGCCGGTAACACGCTGAAGCCGCGACCAGCCGAACAGGCGCGGCTGCCCGACCTGCCGACCTCCCCTGACGGTCCGCGCGGCCAGAATGTCCGTAAATTCGACTATACGCATGTTGGCGATGCCGGAGCGCGAGTGTTCGCCAAGCAGGTTGCCGATGGTCTGGCACGCGCGCTGCCAGCGCTGAGGGGGCAGCTGGTCCCCTGA